In Prunus dulcis chromosome 1, ALMONDv2, whole genome shotgun sequence, the following are encoded in one genomic region:
- the LOC117615286 gene encoding probable folate-biopterin transporter 6, with protein MLSMDPSQETNIIDQATSDQKYDHHHHRHSNSTNPFAQMIQQPFQWLQMLSSELNPTFVLGVVIVYGLSQGFSGSYFRVVADFYWKDVQKVQPSVVQLYVGLYYIPWVMKPIWGILTDVFPVQGYRRRPYFVLAGLTGIISALMVALSDSLAAAVALTCLIGVMASVAIADVTIDACIARNSIEIRWLASDLQSLCGFCSSAGALVGYSTSGFFVHHLGAQGALGLLAIPPVFLTVLGFVIYEEGSTSLRSVKKKVVEEVGVAIRGMYRTIKCPQVWKPSLYMYLSLTLSISTHEGQFYWYTDPTAGPAFSQEFVGMIYAVSAMASIVGVLIYHKTLKDYPFRNLLFFAQLLYAISGMLDLTFILRWNLILGIPDYFFVIMEECVSRIVSRIRWMPMIVLSTRLCPLGIEGTFFALLMCIDSLGSLSSKWGGGVVLHALNVTRTDFTNLWLVILIRNMLRFSTLALIFLVPKADQFDVLIPSDLLTKNSAVSGVDDESLELVPMKEKIEV; from the exons ATGCTCTCCATGGATCCCTCTCAAGAAACCAATATCATTGATCAAGCTACTTCAGACCAAAAAtatgatcatcatcatcatcgccATTCAAACTCCACGAACCCATTTGCTCAAATGATCCAGCAACCCTTCCAATGGCTCCAAATGCTCTCTTCAGAACTCAACCCAACTTTTGTCTTGGGTGTGGTCATCGTCTATGGCCTCAGCCAAGGATTTTCAGGCTCTTATTTCAGAGTGGTCGCAGACTTCTACTGGAAAGATGTCCAGAAAGTCCAACCCTCAGTTGTGCAGCTCTACGTAGGCTTGTACTACATCCCATGGGTCATGAAGCCCATTTGGGGCATATTGACTGACGTTTTTCCAGTTCAAGGCTATAGAAGACGACCCTATTTTGTGCTAGCAGGACTTACAGGGATCATTTCAGCTCTCATGGTTGCACTAAGTGACAGCTTGGCTGCTGCTGTGGCCTTGACTTGTTTGATTGGTGTCATGGCAAGTGTAGCGATTGCGGACGTGACGATTGATGCTTGTATTGCAAGGAATAGCATTGAGATCCGATGGTTGGCCTCGGATTTGCAGAGCCTTTGTGGGTTCTGCTCCTCTGCCGGAGCTTTGGTTGGGTACTCTACAAGTGGGTTTTTTGTTCACCATCTTGGTGCTCag GGTGCATTGGGTCTTTTAGCAATCCCACCAGTCTTTCTGACTGTACTGGGCTTTGTTATATATGAAGAAGGATCAACCAGCCTTCGTTCTGTGAAAAAGAAG GTAGTAGAGGAAGTAGGAGTGGCAATAAGGGGCATGTACAGAACAATCAAATGTCCTCAGGTGTGGAAGCCTTCCCTTTACATGTACCTATCTTTGACTCTCAGCATTAGCACTCATGAAGGCCAGTTTTATTGGTACACTGACCCTACAGCTGGTCCTGCTTTCTCTCAG GAGTTTGTTGGGATGATATATGCAGTTAGTGCAATGGCTTCAATAGTAGGGGTTCTGATCTACCACAAGACTCTAAAAGACTACCCCTTTAGAAACCTACTCTTCTTTGCTCAACTTCTCTACGCCATATCAGGCATGCTCGATCTCACATTCATCCTAAGGTGGAACTTAATTCTGGGCATTCCCGACTACTTCTTCGTCATCATGGAAGAATGCGTTTCTCGAATCGTTAGCAGAATTCGATGGATGCCCATGATCGTATTGAGCACAAGGCTTTGCCCTCTAGGCATTGAAGGCACATTTTTTGCGCTGTTGATGTGCATTGACAGCCTTGGCTCACTGTCCTCTAAATGGGGTGGAGGAGTGGTTCTTCATGCCTTGAATGTCACAAGGACAGATTTCACAAACTTATGGCTGGTCATTCTCATTAGGAATATGTTGAGGTTTTCAACACTTGCTTTGATATTTTTGGTTCCCAAGGCTGATCAATTTGATGTGTTGATTCCTTCTGATCTTTTGACCAAAAACTCTGCTGTTAGTGGTGTAGATGATGAGAGCTTGGAACTGGTTCCAATGAAGGAGAAAATTGAAGTTTAG
- the LOC117616450 gene encoding enhancer of rudimentary homolog encodes MANKHTIILMQTSQNKATRTFMDYDSISQAMDGICGLYERKLRELNPAIRNISYDIGDLYNFIDGLADMSALVYDHSIQAYLPYDRQWIKQRTLRHLQKLAH; translated from the exons ATG GCTAACAAGCACACCATCATTCTAATGCAAACTTCTCAGAACAAAGCAACTAGAACCTTTATGGACTATGATTCAATAAGTCAAGCAATGGATg GTATATGTGGACTGTATGAGAGGAAGCTGAGGGAGTTAAATCCAGCAATTAGAAATATCTCGTACGATATTGGAGATCTCTACAACTTTATTGATGGCCTCGCTGACATGAGTGCTTTAGT TTATGATCACTCAATTCAAGCTTATCTGCCGTATGACCGACAATGGATTAAACAACGGACACTTCGACATCTGCAGAAACTGGCACATTGA